One region of Quercus lobata isolate SW786 chromosome 2, ValleyOak3.0 Primary Assembly, whole genome shotgun sequence genomic DNA includes:
- the LOC115978040 gene encoding stress-induced protein KIN2-like translates to MDKSQNASYQAGEAEGQAQEKAGNMADKASNAAQSAKESCQEAGQQMKDKAQGACDAVKDKVGANK, encoded by the exons ATGGACAAATCCCAGAATGCAAGTTACCAAGCTGGTGAGGCCGAGGGCCAAGCTCAG gaAAAGGCGGGCAACATGGCGGACAAGGCGAGCAATGCTGCTCAATCTGCCAAGGAATCATGCCAAGAG GCTGGCCAGCAGATGAAGGATAAGGCACAAGGGGCTTGTGATGCCGTTAAGGATAAAGTTGGAgcaaacaaatga